In bacterium, a single window of DNA contains:
- a CDS encoding DUF6390 family protein — translation MSREGALLAARFSFMPNRLGYCGPEENRTMLEYLADGHSDRGLEQILSRFAGAFPYYSFIAAANGIADPFDVRVIEAYWIGNRLLAGIEAADLRRHLEDRFRARFPARLLRSVLGQAPSGGRPHHNFHVFSMPVRTGHQETAHNLATMDACRISWGTVVAEHGDTLLVERRPLSLAGGELILGASEPRGVFRRFDGRVLLDGAHPGDVVAVHWGCACHRLTPAQRRYLAYYTRLHLALANRDRRGAVLAAGPG, via the coding sequence GTGAGCCGCGAGGGCGCGCTGCTTGCCGCCCGGTTCAGCTTCATGCCGAACCGCCTGGGCTACTGCGGCCCGGAAGAGAACCGGACGATGCTCGAGTATCTCGCCGACGGCCACAGCGACCGGGGACTCGAGCAGATCCTGTCGCGCTTCGCCGGCGCCTTCCCCTACTACTCGTTCATCGCCGCGGCGAACGGCATCGCCGATCCGTTCGACGTGCGGGTCATCGAAGCGTACTGGATCGGCAACCGTTTGCTCGCGGGCATCGAGGCGGCCGACCTCCGCCGGCACTTGGAGGACCGGTTCCGCGCGCGGTTTCCGGCGCGCCTCCTGCGGTCCGTGCTCGGCCAGGCGCCGTCCGGCGGCCGGCCGCACCACAACTTCCACGTGTTCAGCATGCCAGTGCGGACGGGCCACCAGGAGACAGCGCACAACCTCGCCACGATGGACGCGTGCAGGATCAGCTGGGGCACGGTCGTCGCGGAGCACGGCGACACGCTTTTGGTGGAGCGGCGGCCGCTCTCGCTCGCCGGCGGCGAGTTGATCCTCGGCGCCTCGGAGCCGCGCGGCGTGTTCCGACGCTTCGACGGCAGGGTACTGCTGGACGGCGCGCATCCCGGCGACGTGGTCGCAGTGCACTGGGGCTGCGCGTGCCACCGGCTCACGCCGGCGCAGCGCCGGTATCTCGCCTACTACACGCGCCTGCATCTCGCGCTGGCCAACCGCGATCGGCGCGGCGCCGTCCTCGCCGCGGGGCCCGGGTAG
- a CDS encoding HypC/HybG/HupF family hydrogenase formation chaperone: MCLALPGRVLEIVDAGARTARVDVRGAPRTITLGLLDAAPGDWVLVSMGLAIERISEADAAETLRLLDELESLAAGGEFAGADDPAEAPS, translated from the coding sequence ATGTGCCTCGCCCTGCCGGGTAGGGTGCTCGAGATCGTCGACGCCGGCGCGCGCACGGCGCGGGTGGACGTCCGCGGGGCGCCCCGGACCATCACGCTGGGCCTGCTCGACGCGGCGCCGGGGGACTGGGTCCTGGTGAGCATGGGACTCGCGATCGAGCGGATCAGCGAGGCCGACGCGGCCGAGACGCTGCGTCTCCTCGACGAATTGGAAAGTCTGGCGGCCGGCGGCGAGTTCGCCGGCGCGGACGACCCGGCGGAGGCGCCGTCGTGA
- a CDS encoding hydrogenase maturation protease: MRVPVLVVGVGNRDRGDDGAGLAAAARIGAASGVPVALLDAIGDGTALLDVWRGVDTVIVLDAMRSGAAAGTVRRLDAGLDGGLHHNAAGGKSAGTGHGPAKAAAMLGAGRNLGGSTHGLGVAEAIALGDALGRLPRRLVIFGIEGRRFDAGTDLSPEAAGAVDEAVRLGLEEVADVPRPAG; this comes from the coding sequence GTGCGCGTGCCTGTGCTCGTCGTCGGTGTGGGCAACCGGGACCGCGGAGACGACGGCGCCGGGCTCGCCGCCGCGGCGCGGATCGGCGCGGCCTCGGGAGTGCCGGTGGCGCTGCTCGACGCGATCGGCGACGGCACAGCGCTCCTCGACGTCTGGCGCGGGGTGGACACGGTGATCGTGCTCGACGCGATGCGATCCGGAGCCGCCGCCGGGACGGTCCGCCGCCTGGACGCGGGCCTGGACGGCGGTCTTCACCACAACGCTGCCGGCGGCAAATCCGCCGGCACGGGGCATGGGCCGGCGAAGGCGGCCGCGATGCTGGGCGCGGGCCGGAACCTCGGCGGCTCGACGCACGGCCTCGGCGTGGCGGAGGCGATCGCGCTCGGAGACGCGCTCGGACGCCTGCCGCGCCGCCTGGTCATCTTCGGCATCGAGGGACGGCGGTTCGACGCCGGGACGGACTTGTCGCCGGAGGCGGCCGGCGCGGTGGACGAAGCCGTGCGGCTCGGCCTCGAGGAGGTCGCGGATGTGCCTCGCCCTGCCGGGTAG
- a CDS encoding Ni/Fe hydrogenase subunit alpha, translating into MTPVPVKRRTIKVDALARVEGEGALYVHTAGNRVTEVRLDIYEPPRFFEAFLRGRAYTEAPDITARICGICPVAYQMSACRAMEDACGVRVDGQIRALRRLLYCGEWIESHALHIYMLHAPDFLGYGSIVEMARDHQKVAERGLALKRTGNELMRLVGGREVHPINVRVGGFYRAPSRTELDGMVDRLRQARDDAVETVRWVAGFDFPDFEQPYEFVALRRSGEYPIDDGRIVSSGGLDVAVAEYADHFVEEQVAHSNALHSRLRGRTYLVGPLARYNLNFDALSATAKAAARDAGLGTVCRNPFRSIVVRAVEVVYACDEALRLIGQYEAPPRPFVDVPARRATGHGCTEAPRGILYHRYEIDESGGIVSARIVPPTSQNQAQIEADLRDVVQQSLALPDDRLTLRCEQAVRNYDPCISCATHFLRLHIDRE; encoded by the coding sequence GTGACCCCCGTGCCGGTTAAGCGCCGCACGATCAAAGTGGACGCCCTGGCCCGGGTCGAGGGCGAGGGCGCGCTGTACGTGCACACGGCGGGCAACCGGGTCACCGAGGTGCGCCTGGACATCTACGAGCCGCCGCGCTTCTTCGAAGCCTTCCTGCGCGGCCGGGCGTACACGGAGGCGCCGGACATCACCGCGCGCATCTGCGGCATCTGCCCGGTGGCCTATCAGATGAGCGCGTGCCGGGCGATGGAGGACGCCTGCGGCGTGCGGGTGGACGGGCAGATCCGCGCCCTGCGCCGCCTGCTGTACTGCGGCGAGTGGATCGAGAGCCACGCGCTCCATATCTACATGCTGCACGCTCCCGACTTCCTCGGGTACGGAAGCATCGTCGAGATGGCCCGCGATCATCAGAAGGTCGCGGAGCGCGGCCTCGCGCTCAAGCGCACCGGCAACGAGCTCATGCGCCTCGTCGGCGGCCGCGAGGTCCATCCGATCAACGTTCGCGTGGGCGGGTTCTACCGCGCGCCGTCCCGGACGGAGCTGGACGGGATGGTGGACCGCCTGAGGCAGGCCCGGGACGACGCGGTGGAAACCGTGCGCTGGGTGGCCGGCTTCGACTTCCCCGACTTCGAACAGCCCTACGAGTTCGTGGCCCTCCGGCGGTCCGGGGAATACCCGATCGACGACGGCCGCATCGTCAGCAGCGGCGGTCTCGACGTCGCCGTCGCCGAGTACGCCGACCACTTCGTCGAGGAGCAGGTCGCGCACTCGAACGCCCTGCACTCGCGCCTCCGCGGCCGGACGTATCTCGTGGGACCGCTCGCCCGCTACAATCTCAACTTCGACGCGCTCTCCGCGACGGCGAAGGCCGCCGCGCGCGACGCCGGGCTGGGTACCGTGTGCCGCAACCCGTTCCGGAGCATCGTCGTGCGCGCGGTCGAGGTCGTCTACGCGTGCGACGAGGCGCTCCGGTTGATCGGGCAGTACGAGGCGCCGCCGCGGCCGTTCGTGGACGTGCCGGCACGCCGGGCGACCGGGCACGGGTGCACCGAGGCGCCGCGGGGCATTCTGTATCACCGTTATGAGATCGACGAGAGCGGCGGCATCGTCAGCGCCCGGATCGTGCCGCCGACGTCCCAGAATCAGGCGCAGATCGAGGCCGACCTCCGCGACGTCGTGCAGCAGTCGCTCGCCCTCCCGGACGACCGGCTCACGCTTCGCTGCGAGCAGGCGGTCCGCAACTACGATCCGTGCATCTCCTGTGCCACCCATTTCCTCCGGCTCCACATCGACCGTGAATGA